One region of Fervidobacterium sp. genomic DNA includes:
- the hemW gene encoding radical SAM family heme chaperone HemW → MAKQNGKGIGVYVHIPFCKKRCIYCDFTSYVENNFDEYTDYMLKEIEMYSEYLSAGIDTIYIGGGTPSIFPEKDIKKILEKLTSYGGVFDEITIEVNPESFTKELAQFYKWIGINRLSMGLQSSDDLVLKRSGRLYDFETFIRKYDIARRFFENINVDFIVGLPGESWRTIQNNVQFVNDFLPDHVSVYMLEVHNENGNGFLKKPDEQTYQRYDEFLKALKNIGYERYEISNFSLGGKYCKHNIKYWNNDDYIGLGIASGGHLGFLRYNNYEKFSDYFISILEGKFPRSYESLNTPEREALETLFMNLRTKWGTNVDLIRNKTGVDVSTVLQQLKQRFDFFDGLRLSDKGMDFSNLFFVTLINIWEEYFG, encoded by the coding sequence ATGGCTAAACAAAATGGTAAAGGGATAGGAGTGTACGTTCATATCCCTTTTTGTAAAAAAAGATGCATCTACTGTGACTTCACAAGTTATGTGGAAAACAATTTTGATGAATACACTGATTACATGCTAAAAGAAATTGAAATGTACAGTGAATACTTATCTGCAGGTATTGATACAATTTATATTGGTGGTGGAACTCCAAGTATTTTTCCGGAAAAAGACATCAAAAAAATTTTGGAAAAGTTAACATCTTATGGAGGAGTTTTTGATGAGATCACAATTGAAGTAAATCCAGAGAGTTTCACAAAAGAACTTGCGCAGTTTTACAAATGGATCGGTATTAACAGACTGAGCATGGGGTTGCAAAGCTCTGATGATTTAGTTTTAAAAAGATCCGGTAGATTATACGATTTTGAAACATTTATAAGAAAATACGATATAGCTCGTAGATTTTTTGAAAATATCAATGTGGATTTCATTGTCGGTTTACCTGGAGAATCATGGAGAACCATACAAAACAACGTCCAATTTGTAAATGATTTCCTTCCAGATCACGTCTCTGTTTACATGTTGGAAGTCCATAACGAAAATGGGAACGGCTTTCTTAAAAAACCAGATGAACAAACTTATCAAAGATATGACGAATTCTTAAAGGCTTTAAAAAATATTGGATATGAGAGATATGAGATATCCAATTTTTCGCTCGGTGGTAAGTACTGTAAACACAATATAAAGTACTGGAATAATGATGATTACATCGGCTTGGGTATAGCATCCGGAGGTCACTTAGGATTTCTGAGATACAACAATTACGAAAAGTTCTCTGATTATTTCATCAGCATATTAGAAGGAAAGTTTCCACGCTCGTACGAATCACTAAATACACCCGAACGAGAGGCTTTAGAAACACTTTTTATGAACCTTAGAACAAAATGGGGAACGAATGTAGATCTGATTAGAAACAAAACCGGCGTTGATGTATCAACAGTTCTGCAGCAGTTAAAGCAAAGGTTCGATTTTTTTGATGGCTTACGCTTGTCTGATAAAGGTATGGATTTTAGTAATTTGTTTTTTGTTACATTGATAAATATTTGGGAGGAGTATTTTGGATGA
- a CDS encoding FtsW/RodA/SpoVE family cell cycle protein encodes MRQELIIIITSYLVLFVVGAISMYSLDIAKESVLGIDSNFFTKHIINIAAGLVVFFLAMNVPFHIYEKYSNFLYGLGIILLAAVFAFPSMNGAHRWITMGRFTFQPSELAKILIILFLSVYVKKNDKVMNTFLKGFLLPIVFSLVYVVLIFIEPNLSTALLTLMVSLVTLYYGGAKLRYFIISFFLVVLSIVIASMFGFLHSYQLGRLRYFFSGSIAPQVDIALRTLKNSGATGAGIANGWLKVYVPEAESDFILAVIGEDWGFFGILMVSIVYLFLSYALMKVASYIEDVAVKIFTWSYATIILLHVAINLGVFSGFLPVTGIPLPFLSTGGSSIMSLLAGFGIILSGLTNKEEKKPFYTEEGEKE; translated from the coding sequence ATGAGACAAGAATTAATTATCATAATAACTTCTTATTTAGTGCTATTCGTTGTAGGTGCAATATCCATGTACAGTCTCGATATAGCAAAGGAAAGCGTTCTTGGTATTGATAGCAATTTTTTCACAAAACATATCATTAATATTGCGGCAGGTCTTGTTGTGTTTTTCTTAGCGATGAACGTCCCTTTCCACATATACGAAAAATACTCAAACTTTCTTTATGGCTTAGGTATAATTTTGCTGGCAGCTGTATTTGCTTTTCCTTCGATGAACGGTGCTCATCGATGGATTACAATGGGAAGATTTACATTTCAGCCATCTGAACTTGCAAAAATCCTGATTATACTTTTTCTTTCAGTTTATGTGAAGAAAAACGACAAAGTGATGAACACTTTCTTAAAAGGCTTTTTGTTACCCATCGTCTTTTCCCTTGTCTACGTAGTGTTAATATTTATAGAACCAAACCTCAGTACAGCTTTGTTGACGCTGATGGTATCTTTAGTTACTTTGTACTACGGCGGTGCAAAATTGAGATACTTTATAATATCCTTCTTTTTAGTCGTATTATCCATTGTAATTGCATCAATGTTTGGTTTTTTGCACAGTTATCAACTTGGACGATTACGTTACTTTTTCAGTGGTTCGATTGCCCCGCAGGTAGACATAGCGCTTAGAACTTTAAAAAATTCTGGAGCAACAGGGGCTGGAATAGCGAACGGATGGTTGAAGGTGTACGTACCGGAAGCCGAAAGTGACTTTATTTTAGCGGTTATCGGTGAGGATTGGGGATTTTTTGGGATATTGATGGTAAGCATTGTGTATCTTTTCCTCTCCTACGCTTTAATGAAAGTTGCAAGTTACATTGAAGATGTCGCTGTTAAAATATTCACATGGTCTTACGCAACAATTATACTACTTCATGTTGCAATAAACCTTGGTGTTTTTTCTGGATTTCTCCCAGTTACGGGTATACCACTACCATTTTTGAGTACTGGAGGTAGTTCTATCATGTCTCTTCTTGCAGGATTCGGGATTATACTGTCAGGATTAACTAATAAAGAAGAAAAGAAACCTTTTTACACCGAAGAAGGAGAAAAGGAATGA
- a CDS encoding UDP-N-acetylglucosamine--N-acetylmuramyl-(pentapeptide) pyrophosphoryl-undecaprenol N-acetylglucosamine transferase has protein sequence MIEKKDSKRIKIAAAGGVTGGHLYPNIAVLEEFQKRYNIEVLYFCVYGKIEERFLPNVHPEFQRYSIQIKGLVRPIFHPENILRFARLISNTIKVEQKLKEFSPDFVYVTGGYVSYPVSKAAKKLHIPVFVQEQNTIPGKANVAISKFAQKVYLAFEEAAKRFPKNVKNKIEVTGNPIWVREGRVQLPHPTVITIGGSGGSEFLNKITLEIAQTMPNVHFILSTGGRKLEGKIPKNVEVKDYIENMYAYWRSVDVAITRAGATTISELIHFNVPAIVIPWEGSTESHQIVNAKIIEKEKLGVMIREIDYNREQVVNIIEDLIQKGRNFEERENPACRIVDSICKSLNI, from the coding sequence ATGATTGAGAAAAAGGACAGTAAAAGAATCAAAATTGCGGCAGCTGGTGGGGTTACAGGTGGACATCTTTATCCAAATATAGCTGTCCTAGAAGAATTTCAGAAAAGATACAATATCGAAGTTCTGTACTTTTGCGTGTACGGAAAGATAGAAGAAAGATTCTTACCAAATGTGCACCCCGAGTTTCAAAGATATTCGATTCAAATTAAAGGTCTTGTACGACCTATTTTCCATCCTGAAAATATCTTAAGGTTTGCACGATTAATATCTAACACCATAAAAGTTGAGCAAAAGCTCAAAGAATTTTCACCAGATTTTGTTTACGTAACGGGCGGGTACGTGAGTTATCCTGTTTCTAAGGCAGCTAAAAAACTTCACATTCCTGTGTTTGTTCAAGAACAGAACACCATTCCAGGCAAAGCGAATGTTGCTATCTCGAAATTTGCGCAAAAGGTTTATCTTGCCTTTGAAGAGGCCGCAAAAAGATTTCCAAAGAATGTGAAGAATAAGATAGAAGTTACCGGCAATCCAATATGGGTACGGGAAGGGAGAGTACAGTTACCACATCCAACCGTAATAACCATAGGTGGGAGCGGTGGTAGTGAGTTTCTAAACAAAATAACCTTAGAAATTGCTCAGACAATGCCAAACGTTCATTTTATTCTCTCAACTGGTGGTAGGAAGTTGGAAGGAAAAATCCCTAAGAATGTTGAGGTAAAAGACTATATAGAAAACATGTACGCATATTGGAGATCTGTTGATGTTGCTATAACCCGTGCAGGCGCAACAACAATATCCGAATTAATACATTTTAATGTCCCAGCCATAGTTATCCCATGGGAAGGTTCAACAGAATCTCATCAAATTGTAAACGCGAAGATAATTGAAAAAGAAAAATTAGGAGTTATGATTAGGGAAATTGATTACAACAGGGAACAAGTTGTGAATATCATAGAAGATCTTATTCAAAAAGGACGAAATTTTGAGGAAAGAGAAAATCCAGCTTGTAGAATAGTTGACTCAATTTGCAAAAGTTTAAATATCTGA